Proteins encoded in a region of the Megalops cyprinoides isolate fMegCyp1 chromosome 3, fMegCyp1.pri, whole genome shotgun sequence genome:
- the pcolcea gene encoding procollagen C-endopeptidase enhancer a, producing MECRLSVWTLVLSLLLLLGWVQGQTNQRTNFTRPVFHCGGNLDGESGLLGSEGFPSFYKPNSKCTWYITVPEGNVVMLSFRIFDLEADPLCRYDYVDVYNGHSYMVQKLGRFCGTFRPGALMSTSNTMMVEMVSDSSTGGRGFLANFNGGKPHVDEHQFCGGRLTKSQGSLKTPNWPDKDYPAGITCSWHITVEPNMVIEVKFDKFDLEPDSYCRFDYVAFFNGGEKDDSRRIGKYCGDTSPEAIVSNGNELLVQFVSDLSVTFDGFMASYTSIPRGSKEPTMGDNTGSGPRVESAPPRPDVKPPRPAQPTPTTPKPTVAPKQEVQPTLAAPEPPSPPRLRPAKPDRTLTPGVRRPGQNRTVVKKPLPNRRTAPQNPVCAQACRRGGTIQTSFCASEFVITGTVTMVTPGLRGSVNVNISLIKAYKAGRLTITQAGEAMSIKVVSTCKKCPLLRRGSNYILMGQVDDEGRGVLVPSSFTLLYKATQQKLLNNLTTRPC from the exons ATGGAGTGCAGGTTGTCTGTGTGGACTCTAgttctttctctgcttctcttgcTGGGATGGGTGCAGGGGCAAACTAACCAGAGAACCAACTTTACAAG GCCTGTGTTCCACTGTGGGGGTAACCTGGATGGAGAGTCTGGGCTTCTGGGAAGTGAGGGGTTCCCCAGCTTTTATAAACCAAACAGCAAATGCACCTGGTACATCACG GTACCTGAGGGCAACGTTGTCATGCTGTCCTTCCGGATCTTTGACCTGGAGGCTGACCCACTCTGTCGCTATGACTATGTGGACGTGTATAACGGGCACTCCTACATGGTGCAGAAGCTGGGCCGGTTCTGCGGGACCTTCCGGCCCGGTGCCCTCATGTCCACCAGCAACACCATGATGGTGGAGATGGTGTCAGATTCTAGCACAGGGGGGCGGGGTTTCCTGGCCAACTTCAATGGGGGCAAGCCCCATGTGGATG AGCACCAGTTTTGTGGAGGAAGGTTAACAAAGTCACAAGGCTCACTGAAGACCCCCAACTGGCCAGACAAGGACTACCCAGCAGGCATTACCTGCTCCTGGCACATCACGGTTGAGCCAAACATG GTAATCGAGGTCAAGTTTGACAAGTTTGACCTGGAGCCCGACAGTTACTGCCGCTTTGACTACGTGGCGTTCTTCAATGGCGGCGAGAAGGATGACTCTCGGCGGATCGGGAAGTACTGCGGGGACACCTCGCCTGA AGCCATAGTGTCCAATGGAAACGAGCTGTTGGTCCAGTTTGTGTCTGACCTCAGCGTGACCTTTGATGGCTTCATGGCAAGCTACACCAGCATTCCCCGCGGGTCTAAGGAACCAACCATGGGGGACAACACTGGCTCAGGCCCCCGTGTGGAATCTGCACCCCCTAGACCAGACGTTAAGCCCCCCAGACCAGCtcaacccacccccaccaccccaaaaCCAACCGTAGCTCCAAAACAGGAAGTCCAACCCACCCTGGCAGCCCCcgagcccccctccccacccagaCTCAGACCGGCCAAGCCAGACAGAACTCTGACGCCAGGAGTAAGGAGGCCCGGGCAGAACAGAACCGTGGTGAAGAAACCCCTGCCTAACAGGAGGA CCGCGCCCCAGAACCCAGTGTGCGCCCAGGCATGTAGGAGGGGTGGGACCATTCAGACCAGCTTCTGTGCCAGTGAATTtg tgaTCACGGGAACAGTGACCATGGTAACCCCAGGACTGAGAGGCAGTGTGAACGTGAACATTTCGCTAATCAAGGCCTACAAAGCTGGGCGACTAACAATCACCCAGGCGGGCGAGGCCATGTCCATCAAGGTGGTGTCCACGTGCAAGAAATGTCCCCTCCTGCGAAGAG GGTCAAACTACATCCTGATGGGCCAGGTGGATGACGAGGGGCGTGGCGTTCTGGTTCCAAGCAGCTTCACCCTTCTGTACAAGGCAACACAACAGAAATTGCTCAACAATCTCACCACTCGCCCGTGCTGA